One Hippocampus zosterae strain Florida chromosome 4, ASM2543408v3, whole genome shotgun sequence genomic window carries:
- the LOC127599164 gene encoding UDP-glucuronosyltransferase 2C1-like: MPLHGNWLFFRASFVLLLSSWRACYCGKILVVPFEGSHWVNMEVLIKALHSHGHSVDVIRTDKSWYIKDGMPHYSPITVSVTEAFDPAFVDSLLKTTFALEREGSSVMNFVRLQLQMFEAMFGTGKIMCTLTSAILQDDNLMARLKERRYDLLLTDPALGTGVILAHALQLPLVYNVRWVMCKEGHLVLAPSPLSYVPMTGSRLSDKMTFLQRIKNLVYFVSGEALYTFTIIPQYQAVCNQFFGPEVRYDELLQKADVWLMRADFVFEFPRPTMPNVIYIGGFQCKPAEPLPNHLEEFVQSSGQHGVIIMSLGTLIGELPSYFADEIAAAFAKLPQKVIWSYRGTKPSTLDTNTLIVDWMPQNDLLGHHKVKLFVAHGGTNGVQEAIYHGIPVVGIPFFFDQHDNLLRLTERGAAVVVTLASMDKDDSFLKALQEVLTNPSYSNSMQRLSRLHRDQPIPPLDSALFWIEFVMRHKGAAHLRTESYKLPWYAYYNVDIVVTFFTTAAVMFLLPVVFLRTHVFKTNRK; this comes from the coding sequence ATGCCCCTGCATGGAAACTGGCTTTTCTTTCGAGCAtcctttgtgttgttgttgtcgtcatgGAGAGCTTGTTACTGTGGCAAGATTCTAGTGGTCCCATTCGAGGGCAGCCACTGGGTGAACATGGAGGTCCTGATTAAAGCGCTCCATTCTCACGGACACTCCGTGGACGTGATTCGGACCGACAAGAGCTGGTACATCAAGGACGGCATGCCGCACTACAGCCCCATCACGGTGTCCGTCACCGAAGCGTTCGACCCGGCCTTTGTCGACTCCCTGTTGAAAACGACTTTTGCTCTGGAGCGGGAGGGAAGCTCAGTGATGAACTTTGTGCGTCTGCAGCTTCAAATGTTTGAAGCTATGTTCGGTACGGGCAAGATCATGTGCACATTGACCAGTGCCATATTACAAGACGACAATTTAATGGCTCGTCTGAAGGAGCGTCGGTATGACCTGCTCCTCACTGACCCCGCTTTGGGCACGGGTGTCATTTTGGCTCATGCTCTACAGTTACCTTTGGTTTATAATGTGCGCTGGGTGATGTGCAAGGAGGGACATCTGGTCTTGGCGCCTTCGCCTTTGTCTTACGTTCCCATGACTGGCTCTCGACTGTCTGATAAGATGACTTTTCTTCAGAGGATCAAGAATCTTGTTTACTTTGTCAGCGGGGAAGCTCTGTACACCTTTACCATCATACCGCAATATCAGGCTGTTTGCAACCAGTTCTTTGGCCCAGAGGTGAGATATGATGAACTTCTTCAAAAAGCAGACGTGTGGCTCATGAGAGCAGATTTTGTCTTTGAGTTTCCTCGCCCTACCATGCCCAACGTCATCTACATAGGAGGTTTCCAATGTAAGCCTGCAGAACCTCTTCCCAACCACCTGGAGGAATTTGTGCAGAGTTCTGGACAACACGGAGTCATCATCATGTCTTTGGGGACTCTCATTGGGGAACTTCCAAGCTACTTCGCTGATGAAATTGCGGCGGCTTTCGCTAAGCTCCCCCAGAAGGTCATCTGGAGCTACAGAGGAACAAAACCTTCCACTTTGGACACCAACACTCTCATAGTAGATTGGATGCCGCAGAACGACCTCCTGGGACATCACAAAGTGAAGCTCTTCGTGGCTCATGGTGGGACGAACGGTGTCCAAGAAGCGATTTACCACGGCATTCCAGTAGTGGGAATACCCTTCTTTTTTGACCAGCATGACAACCTTTTGCGCCTCACGGAGAGAGGAGCGGCTGTGGTGGTCACGTTAGCCTCGATGGATAAAGATGACAGCTTCCTTAAGGCCCTACAGGAAGTTCTTACCAATCCGTCCTACAGTAACAGCATGCAGAGACTGTCCAGGCTGCACAGAGATCAGCCCATCCCGCCGCTCGACAGCGCCCTCTTCTGGATTGAGTTTGTCATGAGGCACAAGGGCGCAGCTCACCTGAGGACCGAGTCCTACAAGCTGCCGTGGTACGCCTACTACAATGTGGACATTGTCGTTACTTTCTTTACAACGGCAGCAGTGATGTTTTTGCTTCCGGTTGTGTTTTTGAGGACACATGTCTTCAAAACAAATCGAAAATGA